Proteins from one Mycobacterium sp. SMC-2 genomic window:
- a CDS encoding DUF4226 domain-containing protein, translated as MTEQGGPSVAAIQARQSALADKHGRVADADRMLAEVLSSAHDAMREGVRRLDAIAEQIDHATVHQANLAVDTPMGAREFQRFLLAKQGEITAVVENARELSQSKKAVLDSLRDQYTADNG; from the coding sequence ATGACGGAACAAGGCGGACCTTCGGTAGCCGCGATCCAGGCGCGGCAATCGGCACTGGCCGACAAGCACGGCAGGGTAGCCGACGCCGACCGGATGCTGGCCGAGGTGCTCTCCAGCGCCCATGACGCGATGCGTGAGGGTGTGAGGCGACTGGATGCCATTGCCGAGCAGATCGACCACGCAACCGTGCACCAAGCGAACCTTGCTGTGGATACGCCCATGGGCGCTCGCGAATTTCAGAGGTTTCTGTTGGCCAAACAAGGTGAGATCACCGCGGTTGTTGAGAACGCCCGAGAACTCAGCCAATCTAAAAAGGCTGTGCTGGATTCTCTTCGGGACCAGTACACCGCCGACAACGGCTAG
- a CDS encoding GNAT family N-acetyltransferase — translation MATDKTGAEATVALEEGRYTIAVEGKQVGFADFADRGDQRVFHHTEIDPAYGGRGLATILVEGALNEARAEGKRIVPVCSMIGTVLKKHPEYDDITDAVTPEIERWVQS, via the coding sequence ATGGCCACCGATAAGACCGGAGCAGAGGCGACCGTCGCCCTCGAGGAGGGCCGGTACACGATTGCCGTGGAAGGCAAGCAGGTTGGCTTCGCCGACTTCGCCGACCGCGGCGACCAGCGCGTCTTCCACCACACCGAAATCGACCCTGCTTACGGCGGACGCGGCCTGGCGACCATCCTCGTCGAGGGGGCGCTCAACGAGGCCCGCGCCGAAGGCAAGCGCATCGTCCCCGTGTGCTCGATGATCGGCACGGTGCTCAAGAAGCACCCCGAATACGACGACATCACCGACGCCGTTACGCCGGAGATTGAGCGGTGGGTGCAGTCGTAG
- a CDS encoding ESX-1 secretion-associated protein, with product MADSIHVVPAHLRQAAARHQETADYLRTVPSSHEAIQESLDSLGPIFGELRDAGRELLELRRQCYEQQAADHADLADKLTASATMWEQHEQDGARNLGGIADRGR from the coding sequence ATGGCAGATTCGATCCATGTGGTGCCCGCGCACTTGCGTCAGGCCGCCGCGCGTCACCAGGAGACCGCCGATTACTTGCGCACGGTCCCGTCATCGCACGAGGCGATCCAGGAGAGCCTGGATTCGCTGGGGCCGATCTTCGGTGAACTTCGCGACGCGGGCAGGGAACTGCTTGAGCTCAGACGTCAGTGCTACGAGCAACAAGCCGCGGACCACGCCGACCTGGCGGACAAGCTGACAGCGTCGGCGACGATGTGGGAACAGCACGAGCAGGATGGGGCGCGCAACCTCGGCGGCATCGCCGACCGCGGTCGATGA
- a CDS encoding DUF3662 and FHA domain-containing protein, producing the protein MNSQRGLAARIERKLEATVDNAFARVFGGSIVPQEVEALLRREAGAGVQKLQGNRLLAPNEYIITLGRHDFEKVGADPALTSGAFARYLFDYIHEQGWQTYGDVVVRFEQSSDLRTGQYRARGAVNPDVQPRPTVNDSVRPQSNNAFGAERGVAPMTDDSSYRGAQGPGRPGDEYYDERYARPQDEAHAGEQPQGGPEPRAGYPPEQGGYPPQQGYPPPRHPEQGGYPEQGGYQGPGGYPDQRGYQGPGGYPDQRGYQDQGGYPDQRGYQPPGGYPEQGQGGPPPQYEQRPPTPAGYGGQGHDQGYRQGGYGPPGAGQPGGGQQGYGGYGEYGRGPARHDEGAYAPPEQRPPYPEQGAGYEQGGYEQAAGYEQGYQQGGGYGRQEYGAGDYTQYSENVPGGGYPGPATGYPEAPHRDYDYGQQAEYAQPSEYGQPVDYGQPADYGQPGGGYGGYGGGGYGAAGTTVTLQLDDGSGRTYQLREGSNIVGRGQDAQFRLPDTGVSRRHLEIRWDGQVALLSDLNSTNGTTVNNAPVQEWQLADGDVIRLGHSEIIVRIH; encoded by the coding sequence ATGAATAGCCAACGCGGGCTGGCGGCGCGGATCGAGCGCAAGCTCGAGGCGACCGTGGACAATGCGTTCGCCCGCGTGTTCGGCGGATCCATCGTTCCGCAGGAGGTCGAAGCCCTGCTGCGCCGCGAAGCCGGTGCCGGCGTCCAGAAACTCCAGGGCAATCGCCTTTTGGCCCCCAACGAATACATCATTACCCTCGGTAGGCACGACTTCGAGAAGGTGGGCGCCGACCCGGCTCTCACGTCGGGCGCTTTCGCGAGGTACTTGTTCGACTACATCCACGAACAGGGGTGGCAAACGTATGGTGATGTGGTCGTCCGGTTCGAGCAGTCGTCGGACCTACGGACCGGTCAGTATCGCGCCCGTGGTGCTGTCAACCCCGATGTGCAGCCCCGCCCGACAGTCAACGATTCCGTCCGGCCACAATCAAATAATGCGTTCGGCGCAGAACGAGGAGTAGCACCAATGACTGACGATTCGAGCTACCGCGGGGCTCAGGGGCCGGGCCGGCCTGGCGACGAGTACTACGACGAGCGCTACGCGCGCCCGCAAGACGAAGCGCACGCCGGCGAGCAGCCGCAGGGGGGGCCTGAACCGCGTGCCGGGTATCCGCCCGAACAGGGCGGCTACCCGCCGCAGCAGGGCTATCCGCCGCCGCGCCATCCCGAACAGGGTGGCTACCCGGAGCAAGGCGGGTACCAGGGCCCGGGCGGCTACCCCGATCAGCGCGGCTACCAGGGCCCGGGCGGCTACCCCGACCAGCGCGGCTACCAAGATCAGGGCGGCTACCCCGATCAGCGCGGTTACCAGCCTCCGGGTGGCTACCCCGAGCAGGGGCAAGGCGGTCCTCCGCCGCAGTATGAGCAGCGTCCCCCCACACCCGCCGGGTACGGCGGTCAAGGGCACGACCAGGGCTACCGTCAGGGCGGGTATGGCCCGCCCGGCGCTGGCCAGCCCGGCGGTGGCCAGCAGGGCTACGGCGGGTATGGCGAGTATGGCCGCGGACCTGCCCGGCACGACGAGGGTGCCTACGCTCCGCCCGAGCAGCGGCCGCCCTACCCGGAGCAGGGCGCCGGGTACGAGCAGGGCGGCTACGAGCAGGCCGCCGGGTACGAGCAGGGTTACCAGCAAGGCGGCGGCTATGGCCGCCAGGAGTACGGCGCGGGTGACTACACGCAATACTCCGAGAATGTGCCGGGCGGCGGATACCCCGGTCCGGCCACCGGATACCCCGAGGCCCCGCACCGCGACTACGACTATGGCCAGCAGGCCGAGTATGCGCAGCCCAGTGAGTACGGCCAGCCCGTTGACTACGGGCAGCCGGCCGACTACGGGCAGCCGGGCGGGGGCTACGGCGGTTACGGTGGGGGCGGTTATGGCGCGGCCGGAACCACGGTCACCCTGCAGCTCGACGACGGCAGCGGCCGGACTTATCAGCTACGTGAGGGCTCCAACATCGTGGGCCGGGGACAAGACGCGCAGTTCCGGTTGCCCGACACCGGGGTGTCGCGACGTCACCTCGAAATTCGCTGGGACGGGCAGGTGGCGCTGCTGTCGGACCTGAACTCGACCAACGGCACCACGGTGAACAACGCGCCGGTGCAGGAGTGGCAGTTGGCCGACGGCGACGTGATCCGTCTGGGCCACTCGGAGATCATCGTCCGGATCCACTAA
- a CDS encoding DUF2694 domain-containing protein, giving the protein MTDANPAFDTVHPSGHILVRSCRGGYMHSVALSEEAMDTDAETLARGILLTADVSCLKALLEIRDEIVAAGHTPSAEVPTQRDLDAAIEKLLAHKLRRRNRAI; this is encoded by the coding sequence ATGACGGACGCGAATCCCGCTTTTGACACCGTTCACCCGAGTGGGCACATCCTCGTCCGCTCCTGCCGCGGCGGTTACATGCACAGCGTTGCGCTGAGTGAAGAGGCGATGGACACCGACGCCGAGACGCTGGCTCGAGGCATTTTGCTGACCGCCGACGTCTCTTGTCTCAAGGCATTGCTGGAGATCCGCGACGAGATCGTGGCGGCCGGACACACCCCTTCGGCCGAGGTTCCGACGCAGCGAGATCTCGATGCGGCGATCGAGAAGCTACTGGCGCATAAACTACGCCGCCGCAACAGAGCGATCTAG
- a CDS encoding C40 family peptidase — protein MTESEIELLSRAHDMFVGGVRLPSLDSGTGHHRNMLQRLAGASDGLAHGGYRLAVEHSRQRLAVAAATDAAAAGVIAGADRDRARARDLTRNVLDEARADAAVIPATPLAQREAMRRRAARLRAQRAHILSARFRARRRVTELRALRYQLLRHRAARLGNGRAAIAVRAALSRLGRPYVWGATGPDQFDCSGLVQWSYAQAGVHLDRTTYQQINDGLPVPRSQVRPGDLVFPHAGHVQLAIGNDLVVEAPYSGASVRISPMGPHVAIRRPL, from the coding sequence GTGACTGAAAGCGAAATCGAGCTCCTGAGCCGCGCTCATGACATGTTCGTCGGCGGCGTCCGGCTCCCTTCGCTGGATTCGGGCACTGGGCATCACCGCAACATGCTGCAGCGGCTCGCCGGGGCGAGCGACGGGTTGGCGCACGGTGGCTATCGGCTCGCCGTGGAGCACAGCCGGCAACGGCTCGCGGTGGCGGCTGCCACGGACGCCGCCGCGGCGGGCGTCATCGCCGGTGCCGACCGGGATCGGGCCCGGGCCCGCGACCTGACCCGAAACGTTCTCGACGAAGCCCGAGCCGACGCCGCCGTCATTCCGGCGACCCCCCTGGCCCAGCGCGAGGCGATGCGCCGCCGCGCGGCTCGACTGCGGGCGCAACGCGCGCACATCTTGTCCGCCCGCTTCCGGGCGCGCCGACGCGTGACAGAGCTGCGGGCGCTGCGCTACCAACTCCTGCGCCACCGAGCCGCCCGGCTGGGGAACGGCCGCGCCGCAATCGCGGTGCGCGCCGCATTGTCGCGCCTGGGCCGACCCTACGTGTGGGGCGCGACAGGGCCCGACCAATTCGATTGTTCGGGGCTGGTCCAGTGGAGCTATGCGCAAGCGGGAGTCCACTTGGACCGCACCACTTATCAGCAGATCAACGACGGACTCCCGGTGCCCCGTTCACAAGTCAGGCCCGGCGATCTCGTCTTCCCGCACGCCGGACACGTCCAGCTGGCCATCGGCAACGACCTGGTAGTCGAAGCGCCCTATTCGGGTGCATCGGTCCGGATCAGCCCGATGGGCCCCCACGTCGCTATTCGCCGACCGCTATGA
- a CDS encoding DUF2710 domain-containing protein produces MVSGSGGRANLSDKDLVESVLRELSEAADKWEALVAQAEAVTYSVDLGDVYAVANADGRLLELTLHPGVMTGYAHGELADRLNLAIAALREEAEAENRASYGGPLH; encoded by the coding sequence ATCGTGTCGGGTTCGGGCGGTCGCGCGAATCTCAGCGACAAGGATCTGGTCGAATCAGTTCTTCGTGAATTGAGCGAGGCGGCCGACAAGTGGGAAGCCCTCGTGGCGCAGGCCGAGGCCGTCACCTATAGCGTCGATCTCGGCGACGTCTACGCCGTGGCGAATGCCGACGGCCGGTTGCTCGAGCTGACTCTGCACCCCGGCGTGATGACCGGGTATGCGCATGGGGAGCTGGCCGACAGGCTGAACCTGGCGATCGCAGCGCTGCGCGAGGAGGCCGAGGCCGAGAACCGGGCGAGTTACGGCGGCCCGCTGCACTAA
- a CDS encoding acyl-CoA dehydrogenase family protein: MTFDLTPTAAQHDLARRTHEFAEEVIRPVALHYDQRQEFPWPVLEEAAQRGFYSPLFYRDLIGDPTGLSLPMFMEELFWGCAGIGLAIVMPALALSAIGQAASPEQMLEWAPECFGTPGDLKLAALAISEPEGGSDVRNLRTRARRDGDDWIIDGHKMWIGNGGIANVHVVNAVVDEELGHRGQALFLVPGGTPGLKIVRKLDKLGCRASHTAELLLEGVRVPGANLLGGQDKLEHKLAKAREVVAGGKRSGSATLGTFEQTRPMVAAQAIGIARAALEYATAYATEREAFGGPIIDNQGIAFPLAELATQIDAARLLTWRASWMAANNVPFERGEGSMSKMAASEVAVKAAERAIQTMGGWGYITDHPVEKWYRDAKLYTIFEGTSEIQRMVIANALGAAVGTPPLHVVLEPSGGPLNRVFGRGTPVRSRAADAALSMRDRVPEPVMRLVMKVLRPPRK; this comes from the coding sequence ATGACGTTCGACCTGACCCCGACTGCGGCACAGCATGACCTCGCGCGGCGGACCCACGAGTTCGCCGAGGAAGTGATCCGCCCCGTGGCGCTCCACTACGACCAGCGCCAGGAGTTTCCGTGGCCGGTGTTGGAGGAGGCGGCCCAGCGCGGCTTCTACAGCCCCTTGTTCTACCGCGATCTGATCGGCGACCCGACCGGCCTCTCGTTGCCGATGTTCATGGAGGAACTGTTCTGGGGCTGCGCCGGCATCGGGTTGGCAATCGTGATGCCGGCGTTGGCCCTGTCGGCGATCGGGCAGGCGGCGTCTCCGGAGCAGATGCTGGAATGGGCGCCCGAATGTTTCGGGACCCCAGGCGATCTCAAGCTCGCCGCGCTGGCGATTTCGGAGCCCGAGGGCGGCAGCGACGTACGTAATCTGCGCACTCGCGCCCGCCGCGATGGTGACGACTGGATCATCGACGGCCACAAGATGTGGATCGGCAACGGCGGCATAGCCAACGTGCACGTGGTCAACGCCGTCGTGGACGAGGAACTCGGCCATCGCGGTCAGGCACTGTTCCTGGTGCCCGGGGGGACGCCAGGGCTGAAGATCGTGCGCAAGCTGGACAAGCTCGGCTGCCGCGCGTCCCACACCGCCGAGTTGCTGTTGGAAGGCGTCCGCGTCCCCGGCGCCAATCTGCTTGGCGGACAAGACAAACTCGAGCACAAGCTCGCCAAAGCGCGCGAAGTCGTCGCAGGCGGAAAGCGCTCCGGCTCAGCGACATTGGGCACGTTCGAACAGACCCGCCCCATGGTCGCCGCGCAAGCCATCGGAATCGCGCGCGCCGCGCTGGAATACGCGACGGCGTACGCCACGGAGCGCGAGGCCTTCGGCGGACCGATCATCGACAACCAGGGCATCGCCTTCCCACTGGCGGAGCTGGCTACCCAGATCGACGCCGCGCGGCTGCTGACCTGGCGGGCGTCGTGGATGGCCGCCAACAACGTCCCCTTCGAACGCGGGGAAGGCTCGATGTCGAAAATGGCCGCCAGCGAGGTGGCCGTCAAAGCCGCGGAACGCGCCATTCAAACCATGGGCGGCTGGGGTTACATCACCGATCATCCGGTGGAGAAGTGGTACCGAGATGCCAAGCTGTACACCATCTTTGAGGGCACCAGCGAGATCCAGCGAATGGTCATCGCCAATGCGCTGGGCGCCGCCGTCGGCACCCCGCCGCTGCATGTGGTGCTCGAACCGTCGGGGGGACCGCTGAACCGGGTATTCGGTCGCGGCACCCCCGTGCGATCGCGCGCCGCCGACGCCGCACTGTCGATGCGGGACCGGGTACCCGAACCCGTCATGCGGCTGGTTATGAAGGTGCTCCGGCCGCCGCGCAAGTAA
- a CDS encoding WhiB family transcriptional regulator: MGHPCAANPELWFGYPDDDGGDGAAKARAYERSAVEARLQCLRRCPLAQQRRCAEHAIAHREEYGVWAGVKLPGGQYRKREQLAQAHDVLRRIASGEINSRQLPENAALLANHEHEAVPVAAVVLHLPLAQVGPRSAA, encoded by the coding sequence ATGGGACACCCCTGCGCTGCCAACCCGGAACTGTGGTTCGGCTACCCCGACGACGATGGTGGCGACGGCGCGGCCAAGGCCCGTGCCTACGAGCGGTCGGCCGTCGAGGCGCGCCTCCAGTGCCTGCGCCGCTGCCCGCTGGCGCAGCAGCGCCGGTGCGCCGAACATGCCATCGCGCACCGCGAGGAGTACGGCGTGTGGGCCGGCGTCAAACTGCCCGGGGGCCAATACCGCAAGCGCGAGCAGCTGGCCCAGGCCCACGACGTCCTACGGCGCATCGCGTCCGGTGAGATCAACTCCCGCCAGCTGCCGGAGAACGCGGCGCTGCTCGCCAATCACGAACATGAAGCCGTCCCGGTGGCCGCGGTGGTGCTGCACCTGCCCCTCGCGCAGGTTGGGCCGCGCTCGGCCGCCTGA
- a CDS encoding DUF5631 domain-containing protein, whose translation MHQTQVIPTVMEAGPVPDVPVSSVRRPRWRVADKPAPVAPPQGGGDQPEAPPQDTAFEHEAVEVAVAPDIKETQVIPSVTELEEPATQQDEAERAPDADVGDDPASIAETQIIPKINDVEPALAAESAATSEWEPVGRHHAAPEEPAPDEDEAQPEPAEHHFAAAAMEETQIIPAITRAEHVVDESARPPQRENNTAATGFDIDRLNRLLEFVVRQEPRLNWAVGDFADGTTVLVTDLAHGWIPAGINLPAGVRLLEPERRTGRVAALIADAVRVVAYAPGDSLRRSADFTATKSSVEPRELPAIADLSRVLSETTRGFDGLPRIVQRLADAAAADGIVIDQEVDVLRVHLDTARYQLLVQYPNVNPALLLKCLLMAATEGIASGDSVAANYHLAWYQKLAAQPHGA comes from the coding sequence ATGCATCAAACCCAAGTCATTCCTACTGTGATGGAGGCGGGCCCCGTCCCCGATGTGCCCGTCAGCAGCGTGCGCAGGCCGCGTTGGCGGGTCGCCGACAAGCCGGCTCCGGTCGCGCCGCCGCAAGGAGGTGGGGACCAGCCCGAGGCGCCTCCCCAGGACACCGCTTTCGAACACGAGGCCGTGGAGGTCGCCGTCGCGCCGGATATAAAGGAGACGCAAGTCATCCCCAGCGTGACGGAGCTGGAGGAGCCGGCAACGCAGCAGGACGAAGCCGAAAGGGCTCCGGACGCTGATGTGGGGGACGACCCCGCCTCGATCGCCGAAACGCAGATCATCCCGAAGATCAACGATGTCGAGCCCGCCCTTGCGGCCGAAAGCGCCGCGACGTCGGAATGGGAACCGGTCGGTCGCCACCACGCCGCGCCCGAGGAGCCCGCACCGGACGAGGACGAGGCGCAGCCAGAACCGGCCGAGCACCACTTCGCGGCGGCCGCGATGGAGGAAACGCAGATCATCCCCGCGATCACCCGGGCCGAGCACGTGGTCGATGAGTCCGCACGCCCGCCCCAGCGGGAAAACAACACAGCGGCAACGGGTTTCGATATCGATCGGCTGAATCGGCTCCTCGAGTTCGTGGTCCGCCAGGAGCCGCGGCTGAATTGGGCCGTCGGCGACTTTGCGGACGGCACGACCGTTTTGGTCACCGACCTCGCCCACGGCTGGATACCGGCAGGTATCAACCTTCCGGCGGGGGTGCGGCTGTTGGAACCCGAGCGACGCACCGGCAGGGTCGCCGCGTTGATCGCCGACGCGGTGCGTGTGGTGGCCTACGCTCCCGGGGACTCGCTGCGCCGCTCGGCCGACTTCACCGCGACTAAATCGTCGGTGGAACCACGGGAGCTGCCCGCCATCGCGGATCTGAGCAGGGTGCTGAGCGAGACCACGCGGGGGTTCGACGGACTCCCCCGCATCGTGCAGAGGCTGGCGGACGCGGCCGCCGCGGACGGCATTGTCATCGATCAGGAGGTCGATGTGCTGCGGGTGCACCTCGATACGGCGCGCTACCAGCTCTTGGTCCAATACCCGAACGTGAACCCGGCGCTCCTGCTCAAGTGTCTGTTGATGGCCGCCACCGAAGGCATCGCGAGCGGAGACTCGGTGGCGGCGAACTATCACCTCGCCTGGTATCAGAAACTCGCCGCCCAGCCTCACGGGGCATAG
- a CDS encoding DUF4226 domain-containing protein, whose product MSAHEELLAAVKYVRDRTGDPNAWQAGLSPRELAAVITPTTRPEQLQAIAGKIRQQYAAAPDREKGEAAEAIAHAEAALAHQNSASSQLDMQVITAILNAHLNTVQGSQALTKLQQDTEAAVRTRSDLDTPAGARDFQRFLIGKLRDIRSVVLNASLDDTSKSALMAAWTSLYDASTSPPKGDDVHPPAEVAGADGATAPATEDSGWDPLLDSLLADDPSLATDDLPGGGVPEGATAAPMAPVLPPLPNFSPGLPSFGATPAGLPLPGLPGDTRTDPALQGMDDENPLDAADNAEPETDAASEGSGDENNDAGPDAAALEGESPPTGSTTVTLPDGERLTAASPQLAAAIKAAVGGAPIPDAFQQQGITIPPPGTAVTSPVDASRVRPADIGIFIDRHALALGPGKALLDGQIQDIATVTGPGFLGWEHPPAAAATETAPAKPDTPTPTRPATSSTT is encoded by the coding sequence ATGTCGGCGCACGAGGAGCTACTCGCCGCGGTGAAATATGTCCGGGACCGCACCGGTGACCCAAACGCGTGGCAGGCAGGTCTGTCGCCACGTGAGCTGGCCGCCGTGATCACCCCTACGACACGTCCCGAACAGCTCCAGGCGATTGCGGGCAAGATCCGTCAGCAATATGCGGCTGCGCCGGATCGAGAGAAGGGTGAGGCGGCGGAAGCCATCGCCCACGCCGAAGCCGCCCTGGCACACCAGAATTCGGCGAGCTCTCAGCTCGACATGCAAGTGATCACGGCGATCTTGAATGCCCATCTCAACACCGTCCAAGGCAGTCAGGCGCTGACGAAGTTGCAGCAAGACACCGAAGCCGCGGTGCGGACGCGATCGGACCTGGACACTCCGGCCGGAGCCCGCGATTTCCAGCGCTTTCTGATCGGCAAGCTCCGCGACATCCGCTCGGTGGTCCTCAACGCGAGCCTCGACGACACATCGAAATCGGCGCTGATGGCGGCATGGACATCGCTGTACGACGCGTCGACGAGCCCACCGAAGGGTGACGACGTACACCCGCCGGCGGAGGTGGCCGGCGCGGATGGGGCTACCGCGCCGGCAACAGAGGATTCGGGGTGGGATCCCCTGCTGGATTCCTTGTTGGCCGACGATCCGAGTCTGGCGACCGATGATCTGCCGGGGGGCGGTGTGCCGGAAGGTGCGACTGCGGCGCCCATGGCACCCGTGCTGCCGCCACTGCCCAACTTCTCCCCGGGATTGCCGAGTTTCGGCGCGACGCCGGCCGGCCTGCCACTGCCCGGCCTACCGGGTGACACCAGAACGGATCCGGCGCTGCAAGGCATGGATGACGAAAACCCACTCGACGCCGCGGACAATGCGGAACCGGAGACTGACGCTGCATCAGAGGGATCGGGCGACGAAAATAACGACGCTGGTCCGGACGCGGCAGCGCTCGAGGGTGAATCACCACCGACCGGTTCCACCACGGTGACCTTGCCCGACGGTGAGAGGTTGACGGCCGCCAGCCCGCAATTGGCGGCGGCAATCAAAGCCGCGGTCGGCGGAGCACCCATACCAGATGCGTTCCAGCAGCAAGGGATAACGATTCCGCCGCCAGGGACCGCGGTCACCAGCCCGGTCGACGCTTCGCGCGTCAGGCCGGCGGACATCGGGATCTTCATCGACCGGCACGCGCTAGCCCTCGGTCCCGGTAAGGCCCTCCTCGACGGCCAAATTCAAGACATCGCCACCGTGACCGGTCCAGGCTTTCTAGGCTGGGAGCATCCGCCGGCGGCGGCTGCGACCGAGACCGCGCCGGCGAAGCCCGACACACCGACACCCACGCGGCCGGCGACCTCGTCGACCACCTGA
- a CDS encoding pirin family protein, with amino-acid sequence MSNLEPAPIEVACAASPSAGTEVLRPWEVPLGGSRAIRVRRTLPQRQRSLIGAWCFIDHYGPASARMDVPPHPHTGLQTVSWLFGGEVEHNDSAGVHAAVRPGELNLMTAGAGICHSEVSVASPTALHGVQLWVALPDSDRDTARDFAHCAPKPAPLPGATARVFLGELAGSRSPVHTFTPLLGTQIDLDAGTHLDLDVDPAFEHGVLCDLGAVRAEEAALSEAELAYLRPARSSLRLHNVGDRPARVLLLGGTPFAEELVMWWNFVGRSHDDIVGYRQLWEDADERFGAVHGYRGPLTRLPAPPLPTTRLRPRPAPQRKESTNGHR; translated from the coding sequence ATGAGCAACCTTGAGCCGGCGCCGATCGAAGTTGCCTGCGCCGCTTCACCAAGCGCGGGCACCGAGGTGCTGCGCCCCTGGGAGGTTCCCCTTGGCGGGTCCCGCGCGATACGGGTGCGACGGACGCTGCCGCAACGCCAGCGCTCGCTGATCGGGGCGTGGTGCTTCATCGACCATTACGGTCCGGCATCCGCCCGCATGGATGTCCCGCCGCACCCCCACACCGGACTACAAACCGTCAGTTGGCTGTTCGGTGGGGAAGTGGAGCACAACGACAGCGCGGGCGTGCACGCAGCGGTGCGGCCCGGCGAGCTCAACCTGATGACCGCCGGCGCCGGTATCTGCCACTCTGAGGTCTCGGTTGCGTCGCCGACAGCCTTGCACGGTGTCCAGCTCTGGGTGGCGCTGCCCGATTCCGATCGCGACACCGCTCGCGACTTCGCCCACTGCGCGCCAAAGCCGGCGCCTCTGCCCGGGGCGACGGCACGGGTGTTCCTTGGAGAGCTGGCCGGCAGCCGGTCCCCGGTGCATACCTTTACTCCGCTGCTGGGGACACAGATTGACCTCGACGCCGGGACTCACCTGGACCTCGATGTCGACCCGGCATTCGAGCACGGCGTGCTCTGCGATCTGGGTGCTGTGCGTGCCGAGGAGGCCGCTCTTTCTGAAGCCGAGCTGGCCTACCTCAGGCCTGCCCGCTCCTCGCTGCGCCTGCACAACGTGGGGGACCGGCCCGCGCGGGTATTACTGCTCGGTGGAACGCCGTTCGCCGAGGAGCTGGTGATGTGGTGGAACTTCGTGGGGCGAAGCCACGACGACATCGTCGGTTACCGCCAACTGTGGGAGGACGCCGACGAGCGTTTCGGCGCCGTCCACGGCTACCGGGGCCCGCTGACCCGACTGCCCGCCCCGCCGTTGCCGACCACTCGGCTGCGGCCTCGACCTGCACCGCAAAGAAAGGAAAGCACAAATGGCCACCGATAA
- a CDS encoding helix-turn-helix domain-containing protein: MSRESAGAAIRALRESRDWSLADLAAATGVSIMGLSFLERGARKPHKSTVQKVENGLGLPPGTYSRLLVAADPAAELARLMAAQPPTAVPTRRTGPVVVDRRSDTEMLEGYAEAQLEALKSVIDRLPATTSNEYETYILSVIAQCVKAEMLAAGSWRVAVNAGADSTGRLMEHLHALEATRTALLKRMPTSLGARFDRACAQSSLPETIIAALVGVDVEELWDIRNRGAIPPGALPRVRAFTDAVESKGEHAEGAQ; encoded by the coding sequence GTGAGCCGTGAATCGGCCGGCGCGGCGATCCGCGCCCTGCGTGAGTCGCGCGACTGGTCGCTAGCCGACCTCGCCGCGGCGACCGGTGTCAGCATCATGGGGCTGAGCTTCTTAGAGCGCGGTGCCCGCAAGCCGCACAAAAGCACAGTTCAGAAGGTCGAGAATGGGCTAGGCCTCCCGCCGGGGACCTATTCTCGACTGTTGGTGGCGGCTGATCCGGCAGCGGAACTGGCCAGGCTGATGGCGGCACAACCGCCCACCGCCGTCCCCACCAGGCGCACCGGGCCCGTGGTCGTGGACCGTCGCAGCGACACAGAAATGCTGGAAGGCTATGCCGAAGCCCAGCTCGAAGCCCTCAAATCCGTCATCGATCGCTTGCCTGCGACAACATCAAACGAATATGAGACGTATATTCTGTCTGTGATCGCTCAGTGCGTGAAGGCAGAGATGCTCGCCGCCGGTTCCTGGCGGGTCGCGGTGAATGCCGGCGCCGACTCGACGGGCCGGCTGATGGAGCACCTCCACGCCCTCGAAGCGACGCGCACGGCCTTGCTGAAACGGATGCCGACCAGTTTGGGCGCGCGCTTCGACCGGGCCTGCGCACAGTCCTCATTGCCGGAGACCATCATCGCCGCGCTGGTCGGTGTCGACGTCGAAGAGCTCTGGGACATCCGCAACCGGGGGGCCATCCCGCCCGGAGCGCTCCCCCGTGTGCGCGCCTTCACCGATGCCGTCGAGTCGAAAGGCGAACACGCCGAGGGGGCGCAGTGA